A window of the Vigna angularis cultivar LongXiaoDou No.4 chromosome 3, ASM1680809v1, whole genome shotgun sequence genome harbors these coding sequences:
- the LOC108324111 gene encoding autophagy-related protein 18a, whose translation MSHTPPQALDSEEPTPASAATAAQTPDSHDATLLHLSFNQDSGCFAAATDRGFRIYNCDPFREIFRRDFGPGGGVGLVHMLFRCNILAFVGGGADPRYPPNKVMIWDDHQSRCIGELSFRSEVKGVRLRRDRIVVVLAHKIFVYNFSDLKVLHQIETIANPKGLCDLSHVSATMVLVCPGLQKGQVRVEHYASKRTKFIMAHDSRIACFSLTHDGRLLATASSKGTLIRLFNTLDGSLLQEVRRGADRAEIYSLAFSPTAQWLAVSSDKGTVHVFNLKVDSGLMGHDRSNSTSEANPANPTAVSSLSFIKGVLPKYFSSEWSVAQFRLQEGLQYIVAFGHQKNTIVILGMDGSFYRCQFDSSSGGEMTQLEYYNFLKAEDTF comes from the exons ATGTCCCACACACCACCGCAAGCCCTCGATTCCGAGGAGCCAACCCCCGCATCCGCCGCCACTGCCGCCCAAACCCCCGATTCCCATGACGCCACGCTCCTCCACCTTTCTTTCAACCAAGATTCCGGATGCTTCGCCGCGGCCACTGACCGCGGCTTCCGCATCTACAACTGCGACCCTTTCCGGGAGATCTTCCGCCGCGATTTCGGCCCCGGCGGTGGTGTTGGCCTCGTCCACATGCTCTTCCGCTGCAACATACTCGCCTTCGTCGGTGGCGGCGCCGACCCACGCTACCCCCCCAACAAGGTTATGATCTGGGACGACCACCAGTCCCGCTGCATCGGCGAGCTATCCTTCCGCTCTGAGGTGAAGGGCGTCCGGCTCCGGCGCGACCGCATCGTGGTGGTCCTGGCGCACAAGATCTTTGTGTACAACTTCTCCGATCTCAAGGTGCTGCACCAAATTGAGACCATCGCCAACCCTAAGGGCCTCTGCGACCTCTCCCACGTTTCGGCCACCATGGTCCTAGTCTGCCCCGGGTTGCAGAAGGGGCAGGTTAGGGTTGAGCACTACGCCTCCAAGAGAACCAAGTTCATCATGGCGCACGATTCCCGAATTGCTTGTTTTTCTCTCACGCATGATGGCAGGTTGCTCGCCACCGCCAGCTCCAAGGGCACCCTCATTAGGCTCTTCAATACCCTCGACGGTTCATTGCTCCAAGAG GTAAGGAGGGGTGCAGACCGAGCAGAGATATACAGCCTTGCATTCTCTCCTACTGCGCAGTGGCTTGCTGTTTCCAGTGACAAGGGGACCGTTCATGTTTTCAACTTGAAGGTTGATTCTGGACTGATGGGGCATGACAGATCGAACAGTACTTCTGAGGCTAATCCTGCTAACCCTACTGCTGTTTCATCTCTTTCATTTATTAAAG GTGTGCTACCTAAGTATTTTAGCTCGGAGTGGTCCGTGGCTCAATTTCGCTTGCAAGAAGGTTTGCAGTATATTGTGGCATTTGGCCATCAAAAGAATACAATTGTAATACTAGGCATGGATGGCAG CTTCTACCGATGTCAGTTTGACTCCTCGAGCGGTGGAGAGATGACCCAACTTGAATATTATAATTTCCTAAAGGCAGAAGACACATTCTAG